TAATTCAAAACTCGTCAGTCCCATCACTCGCCCTACATCTCGGATCGCCTGACGTGCACCTAATGTTCCAAAAGTAATGATCTGCGCCATATGCGTATGCCCATATTTTTGATGAACATATCGGATCAGGCTCTCTCTTTTAGTATCTGGAATATCTAGATCGATGTCAGGCATCTGAGCTCGCTTAGGATTTAAAAATCTTTCAAACAATAAGCCATACTTTAAAGGATCCACATCTGTGATCTTTAAAACATAAGCAACTAACGAACCAGCGGCTGAACCACGTCCTGGACCGATCCGGATCTTTTTTTCATGCGCAAAATTAGTTACATCCCAAACGATCAAAAAATAGTCTGCAAAACCTAATTGTTCGATCAAAGTTAGTTCTTTTTTTAGTCTCTTTTCATAAGTTGCTCTAGTCGAAACTTGTTCGATTCGTAGACGTTCATTTAGACCTTCTTGACATAATTTTTGTAAATAACTCACTGCACTCAATCCATTTGGAGTCTCAAAATGAGGCAATTTTGTTTTCGAAAATTCCAAATGTAGCTGGCTTTCAGCTAACAATTTTTCCGCATTTGAAAAAGCATCTTGTAGACCAGCGTTTTGATATTCGATCTGATACTGACTAGGCTCTTTTAAATAGTGGCGCCCGATCTGAGCTTTCAAAGAACTTTCAAAAGAGAGCTTTTCCCCCGAAGCGATCGCGCGTAAAACTTTAACTTCAAAATATTCATCTGCAGTCAAATAATGGACGACACTTGTAGCAAGTAAGGGGGTTTGTGAGAGCTTAGAAAGCATCGTCAGGGCCAACTGTTCTTTTTTAGCTAACGTCGGTTCGATCCCTAAATAGACGCTATTGGGATCAGCATATTCTTTTAGATGCTTCAAGATCTCAGTAGCATTATCATAATACTTGGCTAGCAAACTCTCTGTTGGGGGCGCAATGATATTTAGATCTGTCAAATAAGGGCTTATCTGGTCTAAAAATTCACTAAAAGCTAGTTCGCTATCTTTAAAACGTGTTAATTTCAACGAAGAGATCTGTAAAAGATTGCGGTAACCTTGTTCATTTTTAGCTAACAAGACTAAAGAAGAACTCGCTTCCACTTCAAGTGTGATCCCCACAACAGGCTTGATATGATATTTTTGACATGCATGATAAAAATCTAAGACTCCATACATTACATTGAGATCACTTAAAACTAAAGTCTGATACCCAAGATCAGCAGCTCTTTTGACATAGGTCTCGATCCGCAGATCACTTTTCAAAAGACTATTTTCACTCAAAACTTGGAGCGGGCTAAACATTTTTATCACTTCCTTTGCAAAGTTTCGCTTTATTAATAATAATTATACTATGCCTTAAGATCTTAGCAATGATTTACTAAAGCGACATTTAGTCCTATTTATTTGTGCAAATCACCCATAAATGTGCTACACTACTTAATGTGAATGCGAGGTGTTAGCAATGGCAAAACAACTTACGATCCTCTTTTGGGGGTTTATTTATGGTGAAGTTATCGGTTATATCCTTTCAGCACTTTCAGGAAGTACATTTGAACCACTCTCAAGTGGCTTGATCGCCATGGTTGCTGGTTGGATCGCAGTCAACTGTTTGACTCCTTTCATCAAAAGCCCTACAAAGACTAGTGATAGCAAATAATTTTTCAACTGTACGACAAATTCGTACAGTTTTTTCTTAGATGTAAAAAAGATCATTCTACTCTCGAATGATCTTTTTTACATCTATTTTTGGATAAGATCCTTTGTCTCAAAAGCGACTTGATCACCAGCAAGTTTTAATAAGACCTCAGAATGAGGCATGATCTGCCCAGCGATCAAAGCTTTAGCAAGTGGAGTCTCGATCTTTTCTGTGATGAAACGCTGTAATGGACGCGCACCATAAGCTGGATCGTAACCATTTTTTGCGATCCACGCCTTCAATTCATCACTTAAAACTAATTTGATCTCTTGATCAGCTAAACGTTTCGTCAAACGTTCGATAAATTTTGTCACGATCTCAGTCACGGCTAAAAGATCCAACGGTGTGAACATGATGATATCATCGATCCGATTTAAAAACTCAGGTTTAAAGTGTGCTTGAGCGATCTTTAAAACTTGCTCTTTAGTTTTATCTGAGATCTGACCATCAGTTGAGGCATCATTTAAAAGCAATTCTGAACCTAAATTAGAAGTCAAGATCAAGATCGTATTTCTAAAATCAACTGTCCGCCCTTGACCATCTGTCAAACGTCCGTCATCTAAAACTTGTAGTAACAAATTGAAAACATCGGGATGCGCTTTTTCGATCTCATCAAATAACACGATCGTATAAGGATCTCGGCGCACAGCCTCTGTCAATTGGCCGCCTTCTTCATAGCCGATGTACCCAGGTGCTGCTCCTACTAGCCGTGAGATCGAAGCTTTTTCCATATATTCAGACATGTCGATCCGCACCATATGCTTTTCTGAATCAAAGAGATCTTCAGCTAACGCTTTAGCTAATTCCGTTTTCCCGACCCCAGTTGGTCCTAAAAACATAAAAGAGCCTAACGGTTTAGATGGATCTTGTAGACCGGCGCGCGAACGTAAGACAGCATCTGAAACAGCTTTGACTGCTTCGTCTTGTCCGATCACACGTTGGTGTAACTTTTCATCAAGGTGTAACAGTTTTTCTCTTTCACCTTGAACGATCTTGTTGACTGGGATCCCTGTCAAACGACTGACAACTGAAGCGATCTCATCGTCAGTAACTGATTCTTCAACTAAGAGATGCGCAGGCTTTTTCTCATTTTCAAGTGTGGCTAGCTCTTGTTCGAGTTTTGGGATCACTCCATACTGTAACTTAGCTGCTTTTTCAAGTTCATAGTCACTCTCAGCTGTTTGCAATTCTTGCTTAGCGTGATCAAGCTCAGCCTTTTTATCACTAACTTTTTGAATACTTTCGCGTTCACTTTCCCACCGCATCTTTAATTGATTTGCTTGCTCTCTTAAATCAGCTAACTCGCTTTGCATCTCTGCTAATCTTTTTTTAGAGGCTGAGTCGCTTTCCTTTTTCAAAGCAGCTTCTTCAACTTCTTTACGCATCAATTCACGCGTGACTTGATCAAGTTCAGTTGGCATCGAATTCATCTCAACTCTGATCTCAGCACAAGCTTCATCGACTAGATCGATCGCTTTATCTGGCAAATAGCGATCAGTGATGTAACGGTCAGATAATGTTGCTGCTGCGACTAACGCATTATCATGGATCCGTACTCCGTGGTGTGTTTCATACCGTTCTTTTAAACCACGCAAGATCGAGATCGTCTCAGTGACACTTGGCTCTTTAACTAAAACTTTTTGAAAACGCCGTTCAAGTGCTTTGTCTTTTTCTAAATATTCACGATATTCATCTAACGTCGTCGCCCCGATCAAGTGCAATTCTCCTCGGGCAAGCATTGGTTTCAAGAGATTCCCCGCATCCA
This window of the Ligilactobacillus faecis genome carries:
- a CDS encoding YjzD family protein — protein: MAKQLTILFWGFIYGEVIGYILSALSGSTFEPLSSGLIAMVAGWIAVNCLTPFIKSPTKTSDSK
- the clpB gene encoding ATP-dependent chaperone ClpB, with the translated sequence MNDENNFTTAVQDALGQAQQIAITRKNQAIDVSHLFKFLVQPGELVADIYKRAGIDLNGFEQKIDQILAEQPVLTGNVSYGQTFSQKLLQLLRDADEIKKQFADEYIALDTLVLALMKQTYDPLVKFLTEHKITAKKLEEVVVQLRNGEKVTSKNQEEQYKALEKYGIDLVKQVKKGKQDPIIGRDDEIRDVIRILSRKTKNNPVLLGEPGVGKTAIIEGLAQRIVSRDVPDNLKDKTIFSLDMGALIAGAKYRGEFEERLKAVLKEVAKSEGQIILFIDEIHNIVGAGKTEGSMDAGNLLKPMLARGELHLIGATTLDEYREYLEKDKALERRFQKVLVKEPSVTETISILRGLKERYETHHGVRIHDNALVAAATLSDRYITDRYLPDKAIDLVDEACAEIRVEMNSMPTELDQVTRELMRKEVEEAALKKESDSASKKRLAEMQSELADLREQANQLKMRWESERESIQKVSDKKAELDHAKQELQTAESDYELEKAAKLQYGVIPKLEQELATLENEKKPAHLLVEESVTDDEIASVVSRLTGIPVNKIVQGEREKLLHLDEKLHQRVIGQDEAVKAVSDAVLRSRAGLQDPSKPLGSFMFLGPTGVGKTELAKALAEDLFDSEKHMVRIDMSEYMEKASISRLVGAAPGYIGYEEGGQLTEAVRRDPYTIVLFDEIEKAHPDVFNLLLQVLDDGRLTDGQGRTVDFRNTILILTSNLGSELLLNDASTDGQISDKTKEQVLKIAQAHFKPEFLNRIDDIIMFTPLDLLAVTEIVTKFIERLTKRLADQEIKLVLSDELKAWIAKNGYDPAYGARPLQRFITEKIETPLAKALIAGQIMPHSEVLLKLAGDQVAFETKDLIQK